Proteins found in one Lycium ferocissimum isolate CSIRO_LF1 chromosome 6, AGI_CSIRO_Lferr_CH_V1, whole genome shotgun sequence genomic segment:
- the LOC132060150 gene encoding E3 ubiquitin-protein ligase RDUF2-like, with amino-acid sequence MSSTYWCYRCNRSYRLLNQDSITCPDCNSGFIEEIGSGRVSGSSPGQPRTRRTTNGNNGGGDRSSPFNPVIVLRGGSGGGGTGSEAGSGSGFELYYDDGAGSGLRPLPSSMSDFLLGSGFDRLLEQLSQIEANGMIGSRLENNNNNVNPPASKSAIENLPTIEIVNSHIVSDTCCAVCREEFCLGNEAREMPCKHLYHSDCITPWLWLRNSCPVCRHELPTESPNVDNANVANNEEEEAVGLTIWRLPGGGFAVGRLGRRGSGERALPVVFTEMDGGFGNGNSNGVNGVQRRILWGSRGDVSRQNGAIRRFFGNLFSCFGGGVVGGSSGSSTTSSDSRIINNGSRSSSNSMSSVFLATARRRRGWGFEGNNGVRRW; translated from the coding sequence atgtcTTCAACATATTGGTGTTATAGATGCAATAGATCTTACAGATTACTAAACCAAGATTCAATCACTTGCCCCGATTGCAATTCCGGCTTCATCGAAGAAATCGGGTCGGGTCGTGTTTCCGGGTCAAGTCCGGGTCAACCCAGAACCCGCAGAACTACTAACGGTAATAATGGTGGCGGTGACAGGTCATCACCGTTTAATCCAGTCATCGTCCTACGTGGCGGCAGCGGTGGCGGAGGAACCGGGTCAGAAGCGGGATCCGGGTCGGGTTTCGAGCTGTATTATGATGATGGAGCCGGGTCGGGTTTGAGGCCTTTACCGAGTAGCATGTCGGATTTTCTACTCGGGTCGGGTTTTGATAGGTTGTTGGAACAGTTATCACAAATTGAAGCTAATGGTATGATTGGTTCAAGAttggaaaataataataataatgttaatCCACCAGCTTCGAAAAGTGCTATTGAGAATTTACCTACAATTGAGATTGTTAATTCACATATTGTAAGTGATACTTGTTGTGCAGTTTGTAGAGAAGAGTTTTGTTTAGGTAATGAAGCACGCGAAATGCCTTGTAAGCATCTTTATCATTCGGATTGTATAACCCCGTGGCTTTGGTTGCGTAATTCGTGTCCTGTTTGTAGGCACGAATTGCCCACTGAAAGCCCGAATGTAGATAACGCGAATGTAGCGAATAATGAGGAAGAAGAAGCGGTTGGATTAACGATATGGAGATTACCGGGTGGTGGATTTGCTGTTGGTAGGTTAGGTAGAAGAGGTAGTGGTGAAAGGGCGTTACCCGTTGTGTTTACTGAAATGGATGGTGGTTTTGGTAATGGTAATAGTAATGGGGTTAATGGGGTTCAAAGGAGGATTTTATGGGGTTCTAGAGGTGATGTATCGCGACAAAATGGTGCGATTAGGAGGTTTTTTGGGaacttgttttcttgttttgggGGTGGTGTTGTTGGTGGTTCGTCAGGGTCGAGTACTACTAGTTCGGATTCAAGGATAATAAATAATGGAAGTAGAAGTAGTAGTAATTCGATGTCGTCTGTGTTTCTTGCGACAGCAAGAAGGCGTAGAGGATGGGGTTTTGAAGGTAATAATGGAGTTAGAAGATGGTAA